CTATTTTTTAATTAGTTGACAAGGCTTTAGaatctgttcaaggggctgccattagtgatatTAGTATGGACAAACTAGATGGACAATATTTGGggttcctaggtgcttcccaaatgtactaaacacatctacagtgcatcaaaaggttagtgtacatATTCTTaaattaatctagagttctaatgaattaatttgttaattctaaaattttaaatggcaaatgtaaattcaaatacatattaaaagtgttttaatatgtaattcaatattgaaatcaattaggtacataatgtattttgcatgatgcatgagaccttagaagaaaatttttgaattcaatattctaatctaataattttcacgcttccgctctttcaaatttatccccaaaattttaattaaaattgaagtgATCAATTTATGAATAAATTTTCTTGACAGCAGCGTGATTCTCTTCTTTGATTCCCCCTATTCTTGATTGTTTTGAAATTATTCATTTTATAGAAGCCCAAGCCCATTAAGTGATAAGTGAAAGGTAAATAGCATTTTCCAAATGTTTACGTGCTTTCAAAATTTAAAAGAAGCAAGGCTGTTCCATTGTTTTGTTCTTTTTTAAATAAACAGTCTCATGATAAATTTCTGCATAAACAAACTTTTTTTTTCCTGCATCTTCATCATCAGTTCTATGAATAGGAACATTTGAAGAAAAATTCTTATTTCACCAGTAGTCTCCACAAGAACAACTCCCATTTTCAAAATGGTGAAACCTATTGCGATCCCTCACCACTATTTTTCTCTTGGTAATCTTAGAAATGAGCTTGATCATTGAGTGGCAGTCATTACATACCCTCTGATTTTTTACAACTCTTATTgtggtaaatggttttgtagAAATTAGTCCATAGCATATTGCAAGCCTCTCGCTATGTATTGCTAAAGCCCATTCTTTCTGCCAGTCTTCAATATCATGTAGCACAACTTCTGTTGCAGGAGTATAGCCTTCCAATCTCAATATTTGGTTCAGCTGTTCCAACTTTTTGTAGATTTCTTCCTTTTGAGAGTGTCTGAGATCTCCCAAAATGAACTCATGAATCTCATTGTTCACTTCAATGGAACTACAACCTGGTTCCTTTTCTATTCCTTCTCCTTTCATCTTTGCTCTTACTTGAGCAGCCTCTTTCCATTTCCCCGATGAAGAATATGCATTTGATAGTAAAACATAAGTTCCTGAATCCTCATTGCCACAATTCACTAAACTTTGCGCAATCTCTTCCCCTAATTCCAGATTTCCATGAATTTTACAAGCACTTAGCAAAGCTCCTAGCATAACATGATCTGGTGCTAGTTTCATTGTTCTAATAAAATGATATGCCTCCTCAAGTCGACCTAGTCGACCGAGAAGATCAACCATACATCCGTAGTGCTCAATTTGTGGTTCAATCCCATAATCTCTTGCCATAGAGTGAAAGATTTCAAATCCCAAATCTGCCAAACCACCATGACTGCAAGCAGTCAACACGCCAACAAAAGTGACACTAGTTGGAGTAAGTCCTTGTTTTGTCATTCCCCTAAACAGCTCAATAGCTTCACTACTCTTCCCATGCAAGGCAAACCCCATAATCATAGAATTGTAGGTGATGGCATTCCTCTCTTTCATCTCTTCAAAAACCCACCATGCCTTATCAATATCACCGCACCTCGAGTACATATTGATCAGCGCACCACCAACAAAATGGTTGAGCTCAATCCTATACCTGCCCATATAAGAGTGCACCCATCTTCCAAGTTCCAAAGCCCCTAGTCTCGAACAAGCAGATAAAACACAAACAATGGTAAATTCATTTGGCCTCACATCCAACCTTTGCATTTCTCTGAACAACTCTAAAGCTGGGTTCATCTCCCCATTCCTAACCAACCCATCAATCATCGCAGTCCAACACACCGTGTCCTTAGTCTTAATCGAATTAAAAATATCAGTTGCCTCCTGAACCAATCCATGATCAAAGAAGGAGTTTATCATAATTGTTGATGCAACAACATCTTGTTCAGGCATTTTATCGAAAACATGCTTTGCATCTTCTAGTGCTCCACATTTACCATAAACCTCCATCAGTTTCATTCTTATTGACCTGTTTGAACTCAACCCAAGTTTCAAAATTTGGCAGTGAACCTCTCTAACTTCTCTCAACGCTAATTGATGCCCACAAGCTTTCAAAACCGAAGTGATAGAATAGTTATCTGGCAAGATTGATGAGTTGATCATTTGATAATATAAATGAATACCGTCAATATGATAACCGCATAACACAAACCCATCAATGAGAACAGTGTAGAGGTAGACATTTGGGTTTTGAGTGTAAGAGAAGATTTTGGAAGCGTAGTCCATTGATTTGAGATTAAAGCAAACACGAAGTAGCTCAAAGACGATAAAGGGGTCATTGTGATGATTGGTTCTTATGATTTTAGCGTGTATCGGTAGAATTTGGCTAATGTGTTCGCAATTTTGCaacagagaaatgaagcttttcctATTTGGAGAGGTTTTGGATTTTGTACCTAAATTTGGCGGGAGAGAGAGGCAAGCTGCGACGGGCCGCGTGGAATAACTCATTTATTCACTAGGCGCGGCTATGCCGTGGATGGCTGGAAGGGAAGGAGATGAATAACTTATGTCCTTTCTGGCCTACTTAGAACTGGAGAAGATATTTGTTTATTGTTAATTATAgccaaaaaaaaatgtaaaaagagTTTTTTTGGGGGTTATTTCCATAATTTAGTTTATAAAATCTGATGAATATATCAGTTGAATTTCTccatattttatgaaaaataagttGTCCCGAAAtagttttttaaaattaaaatatatttatattaataaaataatttatcagCCCTTTTTGTTGGGAGGCACTCGAAGCTTTTTAGACACTTGATTCATTCTTATTAGTTAATTCATtcattattactttttttttatttctgaAATGTCAGAAATAGAATCGAATTTCCTTTTTTACGCTTGAAGCTCAACAATTTGTACAGCATATTGCCTTTAGCGATAGTGATAAATTTTACTCTAAAAACTCGCATTTCTGACCACACATGTCAAGAAATTCTCGTCCAAATCCAATCATTGAATGCAAAAGAcaacataaatatataaaatatatatatttataaaataagtgaaatgcaagtcgATAATAAATCACGTCGATAAAATTTTTCCCGTTAATCAATACTGGCTCAGAATTTCATTACATTTTACAAAGCTTTGAGTATCAGACATATATCATATCATCTCTGTCAACATCAACGGTACCAAATTAAAGAGGGGTTCTGACAAACCTTTGGCAATCCTAAATGCAAACAATACCAAGGTTGAAAGCACTCACTTCGCAAGATATGACTCTACAACATCAGCCCTGTTGCCTTTCATAACCTTCTAGTAGACTCCACCTCTACTTTTGTTGGATCCGACTCTCCATTCAATGAGCTTATTCATTGCAATGCTTCTTAGTTCTCATATATATGAGAGGCCAAGCACAGAATTGGCCAAGCATCACAGTAAGGGTTGCTAACGTGTAATTGATCTACAAACTAGACGACCAATTGAAACCAAAAAACCTGGTGACAGTACACTGCAGAAGCACAATAGTAAGGCAAAGACTAGAATAGCTGAAAAGAATTGGGATAACATGTGCCCCTGTCCTCCCTCTCAACTTCCCTTAAAATGCATGCTGGACCAAAAATGAGAGTAAAACAGGCACATATACCAAGAAGCAGACAATCATAGTATTCGGGATAGTTATAAACATAGATTATAGACGGCACACACCCCTTGTTAGATACATATGCATGCAACCAATCTCCTCATTTCAACGTTAATCATCATAACAATACATCCAAATCAAACAATACTAGCCTAGGCAGATCATTGAACTAAGCGAATACCACTATCACCTGAATGTCCAACCCAAAATCATCAGTAAAGGATAATCAGTATCACCCTCTAGCATTTGGGTCATAGCCAGTGATTACTCAAGTTTGAACTATTACTATCACTACAGAGCGACCTGCCTTTAAACCAACAATTCATATCAACCAGTGTGCTCGGTCTTCATGTCACTATGCCACTGCCATCACatcataataaataataatattagtcATTTATAGCATTCATTCACCATATCCTCGGTTCAAAACTTGAAGATGCCTCAGGGCATCATATCCATCCATGCgcttaattacaataatttaaatgagatgcaatgcatgttatgtcttacaaggGAATAAGCAATAGGATGTATACTAAAATAGATCAAGTCCACTAACAAATTCAATAACCACAAGCTTGCTCAACCCTAATAGGCATTTGATGGATAAAGAGTGGTGTCCAAAGGATCTAGCAAAATAAACCAATAACACATATcaaaaaggagtgagagtgaactCCAAAAGGAGTACTAGTCAATTGTGGACATCTTAAACTTCTCATCCCAAATCAATCCTAATTCGATAACTGATGTATTTTCAATTAAGAAGTAGAGGCAAAGCTAAGTTGATTGTCACATCTCCCTTTTGAAATGGACGGTCAAAGTATTAATAGCCCCCCCAACTATCAAATGCAGGGGGAAAAAATAGCATTTCACTTCTAACTAGATTGATTTGAGCAATTACAAAATTACTTCACCTTCCTTGCCCCCAATCCAACATGTAAAATCAGCACTATTAAGCAACATTATCACTAAAGAAAAAAAGGACTAACCAAACTCAGTACTAAAGTAAAAGTGGAAAAACCTTCAGCAATGATTTTTCTCTCCCATTAATTAAACAAGCTTTAGTTTCATTTCAAAAGAGTTCAAACCTAGTCTACACAACATTAGGTTTTTAGCGGCCAAGTGCCAACATTAGCTTCCCAGCTTCAAGGAACAACATCAAGTAGATCTCTAAGGGGGGTAAAAAAATAGGAACATTAAAGTGGTTGTTTATGTTAAAATAGGTAAGTTTAATTAATCAATGTTAAATAGACAAGTTCATTTAATCATTTTACCACTTTTGATAGTTGGCTTTTTGAAATGATTATCATATTCCATTACAAAACTGATTCTTAGGATCTGAATTCCAAATCCCTTCTTTTATTTgcccaacatttttatcaatctTAAGCTGTTTTAAGTCTATCCTTCATTAGCTTAATTGTCTTCAATAGATTCATTTTCTCCACAAGACTAATCCCAACATAAACAAAAAACAATGTGTCCAAGAGACGAGGGTGAATTGGACAATAATCTTAAGCTTGCATAAATCCCTTTTTGACAAACCAAGCAAATATTCAATCAAGCATCTACCACAAGTATATCGAGCAATTTTAAATttgaagtgctgaaaattaacgAGTGAAGAGAATAGCAAACAAATCCTTATAGACGCCATACGAATGCTTGCCTGCCTGTTATTATTGTTTACTAACTCTATTAGCAGCATATGCCTAATCCAATCACACTTAAGATGTAATAAACAATCTCTTAGCATAACTTCTAGAATATTATTTGTTCTCTTTGTATGCCTATCAATATGAGGATCAGTTAAAGCGAAATTTCTAATTTCTCCCTGTACAATACTACAAACTTCTTCAAAACTTTAAGACAAATTGAGCATCTATATCAGGCACAATCCTTATTAGAACTCCAGGTAAACAATTATCACTTTATTAAACTATTGGTAAATTATCACACCTTAGGTCAGTGTTGTCAAAAGCGCTAGAAGCCCTTAAAACAAAATGGTCCTCCATCGCTCAAGGCGCTAAGCACTTGCCTAGGCGCTAAGCACTTGCCTAGGCGCTTGCCCAAGTGAAGTGAGGCACAAATTCattctaaaataataaataattaaatatacaacGTAAAAAACTCTTAATATATTATACAATCAATAAATTGTCAAATTTCATACTCATATTTCTtaatatattatatgttttaagctTCAAGATCAAAAGCATTCATCTATGTTTTCATGCTGGATTTTTTTAATTGTTTGTGTGTAATGATGCTATAGATTTTTCAGCCAACTATTTTGATCCTaaccaaataaaaaataaaaaaaaatcccattataagaattaaaaacattagaatagATTAAAATGGTAACTTGTAAATACCAAAATAGACTAGATTATTGTAATAGAGTACTAAAATAGATTGTACTGTGTAATTtaacataattttaaaaaaataatattcattaaatgtattaaatatttccttaaaaaataatattcaagaGGGGTAAAAAAATTTGGGATGGCCAGTATATTTGATGGAGTTAGGAATTTAAATTATAGATCAATGAAGGAGAAGAATGAAAAGATTATTTTATTTCCACTGATTGAGTATAAGAACAATAAAATCCAAAGAACTCCACGACACTTCTAATAAGAGTAATAAAAACAAGAAAAGGAACAATAAACATACTCCGCAGGAATAACAAAAATGTGAgagaattttagaaaaaaaaaatatagaataCATACAGAATTTCAAATAATATActgaggtaaaaaaaaaaaaagtgaccgCAAAAAAAGAATTTTAGAATTTGAGAGATAGAAGAGAAGAATGAAGAATAATAAACgaaatgtttaaaaaaaaaaaaaaaagaaagaaagaaagaaagagaagaaggtGGCCATTTTCTCCCTcaactctctttttttttttttatttcttgaatttttttgCCTTTTCTCGCCTTTCCTCACCTCACCTAGGCCTCGGCCGGGCGCCTAGGCAGCGCTTAGTTGCAGTCACCTTGCCTGGAGGCTTCCCAAGCGAGGCGCCTGGATTTTGCCTTTCCCGGGCGCCTAGTGACAACATTGCCTAAGGTAATTATTAAACTTTCCACTAGTAGACATAGAGACCaacctttttcctttcttttttttctcaaaaattcACATGGATTAATGAAGAGTAAAAACAATCTATAGGTAAATTAGATATCACACCATAGGTAGCTTGGGGACCTCAATGAACAAACATTTAACATATCAAGGCCAATAGTGCAACTGGAATCATTGATTTCCAAAGCATACATCCTTTGGTTAAACAAAGAGTTAAAACAATTAATAGGTAAATTAGATATCCCACTCCAAGGTAAGGACTTATGAAGCCTAGCTTCACCATATCAACATCtaacaatgtaataaaaatattaaataggaAAGGACATGTTACTAGTTCTCTCACACAAGGTAGTTAGAGAACTCCTATAACCCAATTTTACTAAACCAACTCAAAAAGTTTAAATAGGTACCAAACCTTTTGCCTTGTCAATATCTAAAATTGCAATGCTATAGTCAAAGATGCTACTTTTATGAATGAAAtgtaaataattgaaatattaaTTTCACTGGTTATTAGTTGACTGAATAACATCACTCAGTTTATTTACTTGCAAAAGTTTAGTGAAAGATGCTAGTTGAAATTGATTTATGAAGACATTGAACCTATAAGTATACCAAGGGTCTTCTATTTCACTTTTCATATGAGGTGAATATGAAGTTCATAATCCAAATGTTTCCCATATTAAAGATCTGCAGCCAAAAATATTAACGCATTCTCATAATCCAATTTTCTTTCACTGCACTACTACTACTATGAGATTTCAGCAATGGCAATATGACCCACTATAAGAACGAGATTGAAATGTATGCTTGTCCttaattttaaaagtaatttagGTGTGACACTGCACCTGAAAATGTTGTTTTCAATAAGAAGTCATATTTAGGTTCCCTTTCAAGTTATCGATGACGATTGCAAAAGATTGTAAACTAGTCATCACTCATCACATTATATTTTAGTACTAGTAAACCTTGAGACAAAGTTCTCTCCAATTAAAGGAGTATGGTTGCATTAATTagcgaaaaaaaaaaataatagatacCATTCTTATAAGTTTAAGTTCAGCctcaagttcataattttgaattttttatgtaatacaataatataacaaaagtaAGGCCAAAAACATATTTTAACCGTTGACTTTTACCTTAAAAGTCTAGTGGCACACTAACCTTTAAAAACATCCTATCTCACcccttttaacttttaaaaaatgaaataaagtGAACCTTACAATCCTAGTTAGCGTCAAAATTGAAGGAGAAATTGGTCTAGTTGAGGATGTCACTAAGCTTTTTTGGTAAAGATCAAGAGTTAATTTATGTATTTGACCttcttaaaattattaaattatgaaaGTTCAGTCGTGACATTTGACATTTTTAAAGTTAAgagtgctatatatatatatatatatatatatatatatatatatatatatatatatatatatataaagctgaAGGGTTAATTTATACAATCATCCTAAAAGTAAATATAACAAAAAATTTCTAATTGATAATTAGGGATTCAATTTGGTACGCACTTGCCTATTTGATACagtccccaaaaaaaaaaaattagatgaaaCTTAcgtattttgaaaattaaatttttctcGGAAATATTTTATGTTTAGGAATATTATGTATCTTTCTGTTTAGGATCTtcttatttaagaaatttgggtttgGTACTAATTATGAATCTTTATTTTCAATAGGAATCTTATTTATTTAAAGGTTGTTTGCATCCAATTTAGTGATCATTAGGTGCATAGTTATTAAACCCGGCCGAGAGATTAACCCTGCCCGGAGATTAACCCGGCTAAGGGACTGCTTCAATGTGTCACTAGTTCAATAAATGGGTTAACAATTCAATCGGTTGgtcattaaaaaattaatcaaatatatattaagtattacatttattaatataattaaataattttatcaactaaattttatttttagaatcAATATTTCaacatttattaaattatatttacatatatcttaataattttattaaaatttatatgaaaacattaaaaatatttaaattttaaaatttttattttcaaaatttattgttaatatgtaaaataaaaatattgttataatgcataattaactccttaatatttatgaaatattgattgtatattaaaaacaaaaaaaataaacataTCACTTAAACAAATTTCTTCTGTCACTATAAATAAAAGAATAAGAGCTAAATGACATATTACTCATTgactaaatataaatttaaattttttctaaatgaaatattattcattgactaaatataaatttaaattttttaaatattaaaatatcaatataattgatattttaaaaaatttttaaattagaaaattttagattgagcgCATCAAGATCACTAGGTCAACGGGTCACTAGTTCACCACCAAGTCATTTAGTTTTTTCTGGGTCATTCTAGGCCAACTCCTTATCTGGTTCAATTAGAGAACCAGCCCAATTTTATATCCAGGTCACCGGTTTACAGGGTCAATCTGTCAGGTAGGTCCAGGCTTAATAATAGTAATTAGGTGTTTTTCTGTTATGAAGCAGTGGTCGTAGTTAAAAGGTAGTCCATAAAATCTACATATAACCTTGCTACTTCatagatttttttttgttttaataatGGAATTTTAAGTATCTAAATCTGGAAGGCTTGTAGTAAAAACCTAGTTTGTCATCTCTTCTGGAAGGCTTGTAGTAAAAACCTAGTTTGTCATCTctactcctctctctctctctctctctctctctctctctacaataCCACAAATACTATTCACAACTTCAAATACAGCTGcctatttctcttctttttctcacTATCCATCAACAACAACTAAGCCTTAATGCCAAACTAGTTGAGATCGGCTGTATGAATCATTTTTTGCCATTCAGCTCTTCTAGACACCATGTCTGCATCATTCTTTTTCTCACTGCAATCAGCTTTGTTTCAAACTCTTACCCTTAACTCCTGCCTCAGTaaattgaaatctagaactcaTCAATTGTTTGATATTGATCAATAATACAATCATTAGAAGGCCAATTGCTTTAGTTGTTAATCACTACTTATTAGGAATTATTCTAAGAAGGAGCATGAGGTGAAAGCTGTTTAGTATGAAAGTATAATAATGTTCGAATTTGCTCGAATTGCTTGATTTACATACCTTTTCCTACGAAGTGCACTAATTTCTTGCCAGATTCATTCATCGACATTTTGGGAAATTTACTAGAAAATGCAATAACATCCTTATCATCTGTgtagaaaattattttataatagtaACTGAAAATTACTTCAGTAATTATCTCGCATCCACTAATGAAGTTTACCTATTGACCCCTTAGTATACTTCCATAAGATTTAAGAAGTTGAGAGCTCAAAAAGTCCAGCTTCCCTTTAACTTCTTATTTCTTGGTAAAACAAACAATGCTTGTATTAACTTTCCAAGAAATCCAACTTCTTAagccaaaaaaaggaaaaaaaaaaaatctatattagGGTTGAGTTTATAATCATTTTCAAAGAGGTTTTATCCAGTGTTTGATACTAATTAGTACTTTTTGGTTTCAATAAGAGAATTAATTTCCTTCTAGTTTCCTGCCTCTAATATTCTTTCTTCCATGTCTCTCTCCTGTTTTGCAATTTCTCCCTTCTTTCTATGCTGCAGTCTCCTTTTCTAATCTAGTCATGCATCACAATATACTCCTCATATCATATttgtagtgtttttttttttttttttttttttttggaagaggggggggggggtttggGGGGTGTATATGTCCTAACACTATGACAAATTTCCAAGTAATTAAACTAATTCAGCTTCAAGTATCTTATCAAACATGATGGAGCTAAAACTCAAAAGAGTGTAATGTATAACTTAAGACTGCACTCTAAATGCTCAAATCCAGGAAATACCAATTAATATGAATTGAGGCTTGCATTTCTACCTTGATATTCTATAAAGTAGCCAAGTGCCAAACTATGCAactttgattaattaaaaaaaatgaattagtAGTAGATGAGATTTAGAGGGAAACAAATTGATTAACACTATTTATTTGAGATATATCTCACATTATCAATAACCTCAAGCCCATACAATGTTTCAAAGAAGTAAGAGAACAAGAATTATTTCCTGACAGTATTTACAGCCCACAACAGCGTCACTGGAACTTAGGATTATCTCTATTCACTATAAATGAATTTATTTGCAAGGTAGGAAAGCAGATAATGTGCCTTCTGATGCAGAATGTAGTCTTATATCTGCTATTAATTTAAAACAACTTATTCACTTCTCGATCAAGAAGTAATTGAAATCAATTTATTACAAGATATTTAGTCATCTACCAAAGCAAGTACCAAGAGATAATACATAACTTTTAATTTGTTTTAGCATCAGCAATGAATAAAGGTACCACAAGTCTGAATCAGAAGAAAATCAAAACCTGAGTTACAGCTACAGCAAATTGTTAGAATCACTTACCTACCCATGTCTTAATGAGCATAATCAGTTCCCCACCCATGTCCTAATAAGAATAATCAGTTGCTTACCCATGTGCCAATAagcataaaccttatttgagcatatTGTATGACGGCGGTAGAAAGCACACTCGTACACAACCATGACCACAGCATGAATGCTAACAAGCGTGCTCTCTCTCGTCGTCAACCAATCATGTCAAAACTAAGGGCAACCTGCAAAAAGAGTTATAAAAGGATGAAAATGCAGTTAAAATTATCTAGTATACTAAAAATTACTTGAAACCGT
This sequence is a window from Hevea brasiliensis isolate MT/VB/25A 57/8 chromosome 10, ASM3005281v1, whole genome shotgun sequence. Protein-coding genes within it:
- the LOC110649528 gene encoding putative pentatricopeptide repeat-containing protein At5g59200, chloroplastic, whose translation is MSYSTRPVAACLSLPPNLGTKSKTSPNRKSFISLLQNCEHISQILPIHAKIIRTNHHNDPFIVFELLRVCFNLKSMDYASKIFSYTQNPNVYLYTVLIDGFVLCGYHIDGIHLYYQMINSSILPDNYSITSVLKACGHQLALREVREVHCQILKLGLSSNRSIRMKLMEVYGKCGALEDAKHVFDKMPEQDVVASTIMINSFFDHGLVQEATDIFNSIKTKDTVCWTAMIDGLVRNGEMNPALELFREMQRLDVRPNEFTIVCVLSACSRLGALELGRWVHSYMGRYRIELNHFVGGALINMYSRCGDIDKAWWVFEEMKERNAITYNSMIMGFALHGKSSEAIELFRGMTKQGLTPTSVTFVGVLTACSHGGLADLGFEIFHSMARDYGIEPQIEHYGCMVDLLGRLGRLEEAYHFIRTMKLAPDHVMLGALLSACKIHGNLELGEEIAQSLVNCGNEDSGTYVLLSNAYSSSGKWKEAAQVRAKMKGEGIEKEPGCSSIEVNNEIHEFILGDLRHSQKEEIYKKLEQLNQILRLEGYTPATEVVLHDIEDWQKEWALAIHSERLAICYGLISTKPFTTIRVVKNQRVCNDCHSMIKLISKITKRKIVVRDRNRFHHFENGSCSCGDYW